Proteins encoded in a region of the Sparus aurata chromosome 6, fSpaAur1.1, whole genome shotgun sequence genome:
- the LOC115583141 gene encoding uncharacterized protein LOC115583141 yields the protein MKTLCVAVVVLSLISVCQPASLACEKLLKPADTSPEFSGTWYVIAASSGSCFATALLDAMFLISVKVGIDSKETPNLYDAHFRVKINGLCTNVSLPLFFVNNTIFDVDRNNIPTGKPDVLLYSGCPDCFVVRGYDGIDSMMLTSRRQNVTAAELKEFETQTRCRGWTKTIVLNSDHNYVDCPSLDDAGDNDTSGFSDIFYERISANYQEPLKCLLQESLGNPWQWIESLW from the exons ATGAAGActttgtgtgttgctgttgttgtgttgagTCTCATCTCAGTGTGTCAGCCTGCCTCGCTGGCCTGTGAGAAGCTGTTGAAGCCAGCGGACACAAGTCCAGAA TTTTCCGGGACCTGGTATGTCATTGCAGCATCCTCAGGCAGCTGTTTTGCTACAGCATTACTGGATGCAATGTTTTTGATAAGTGTAAAGGTTGGCATTGACTCAAAGGAGACGCCGAACCTCTATGATGCCCACTTTAGGGTTAAAAT AAATGGATTATGCACAAATGTATCGCTACCCTTATTCTTTGTGAACAACACCATATTTGACGTCGACAGAAACA ATATCCCAACTGGCAAACCAGATGTGCTGCTGTACAGTGGTTGTCCCGACTGCTTCGTGGTGAGGGGGTATGATGGCATTGACTCGATGATGCTCACAA GTAGGAGACAGAATGTCACTGCAGCTGAGCTGAAGGAGTTTGAGACACAGACACGGTGTCGCGGCTGGACCAAAACGATAGTCTTAAACTCAGATCACA ACTACGTAGACTGCCCATCCCTTGATGATGCTGGCGATAATGATACTTCCGGATTTTCAGACATATTCTATGAAAGAATCAGTGCCAATTATCAAGAGCCCCTCAAGTGTCTCTTACAGGAAAGTCTTGGCAACCCCTGGCAGTGGATAGAGAGTTTATGGTGA